Genomic window (Shewanella psychropiezotolerans):
TGCCCACTACTGAGACTGTGATATCGGCGTTTGATGATGTGCCGCCATCACCATCACTTATACTCAGACGCACATTACGCGGCCCTGTGGTGGGGTTGTCGGTATCGCTGTTTTGATAGGTTAGCGCTCTGACTAATGTTTGCACCAGTGCGGGTGTAGCCGAGGCGTTTAAGTTGATGATGAAGTCATTACCCGCAGCGATATTATTTCCCAGTGTGCCAATCACTCCTGGACCAGTTATCGAGATATTGTTGCCTGCGAATGTTCCAGCCAATGAGATTACGCCGCTGGTATCGATAGAGAGAATATCTTCCGCCGCATCTTCGCCAGAAGTGATGGTCAGTGTGAGATTACCGCCATTAAAGTCCGCACTATCGCCATCGGTGACGGTGGCCTGAGTGCTTTGGTCTAAGACTTGTGTGCCACCGCCTTCGGTATAGGTAAAACTATCGCCATTGAAGTTGGCTGTGGTAGGCACACTATTGAGGCCGGTAACTGTTTCTTGAGCTGCGAATATAGCCCCGCCAGGTGAGATGTCATAGGTGGTTGATTCATTACCCGTCCAGTTCGACAGTGTAGTGATTCTTGCCAGCCAGGTGGTTTTATCTGTGGCGACTAGTGAACCAGAATAGTACATGTTATCACTGTGATAAGTCCCTGTGGATAGGGCTATTGCATTGGTATTATTGGTTAAACCAGATGGGAGGTGGGAGGTGGTAGAAGTTACTGCTGTGCCTGCTGAAACCCAGTTGCCCGCTACTGTTCCCCCAGCATTGTTGGTAGAAGGGTTACTAAAGCCATAAATAAAGGTGGGGCTGACATCACTGCCTTGGTATATCAGCCATTGATCGCCACCGGAGGCCATTACGCTTGAGACCCATCCACTGATGGAGAGTGTTCCTGGTAGAGTCGCTAGGGTTGCTGGGCTACCAGCAGTTATGGCTATTTGATAAACATTTCCTGCGGTTAGGCTAGATGTGGTTGTCCAGGTTATTGTGCCTTCTGATATGGTGTTGCTGTAGAAGGCTATCGAGTCTGAATCCCAGCCTCGGTCGGTAATTTTAATGGTTTCCCCTGAGGCTATATCGGCCAGCAACATGATAGTTACTTGATCGGTGGGCGCATCACTATTGACACCGAGAACCACGATATCACCTAGGTTCAGTGCTCCGTGAGCCGGCAAGATAAACATGCTGCCAACAATTAATATGATTGCGTGAGAAATCCGTTTCAATAGTAACATAATGACCTCTGATATAGTCGCCACCAAGCTATCCTTGGTGGCGGGTTTAGATTGATCTATCTGCCAATCAATTTCTTGGTGGGTATATGCCCTGAGTCGCTATGATAAAATTTACCACTAGAGTCGGTTGTAGGTTATTTACTGCTGTTGACCCACCAGTGTTGCTAAGGCTGATGGCCTTGGGATTCATTGCCGTATCTGGGGTCTCTGTGGAGTAGGCGGTAATTGCATCGCCATTGACATCGGCTTCCTGAGCCCAGGTAGCGCCAGCTACCCCCGTTTCGTTTGCTGCTTTATTGACACCTTTAAGTGTCGCTATGTGTGTATGATTCGGCATTTGTTCCGTTTTAAGTTGATTAGCTTCCGTGCCAAATTTTTGCCCCATTATCCGGGCTGATACACCAGGGCCATGGCCTTGGTGCATAGGGGTGCGTCCACGAAGATCGGGCAACGCAAAAGTGGTGCGACCATCACCACCAAACCGAGTCCCTAACAAGGAAAACATCGCCTGGTTTTGTGAGATGCCGATAACGGCACCATCACAATTTGCAAATCCCTTGGGGACGAAATCAAACCCCACCATTTTGATCTCGCCGATAAAAGGTTCTGACATTGTTACTCTCCTAAAGCTTGTTATTTTCATCTCTTTGCGTATGTTGGGTACTTACCATCTACTACATAAAAATGTCCTAACATGAGCGATTTACAATTCGCATCGCTTGAGCTAAAGACCCATAGCGAAGCTGACTTGCCCTTTTTATTACAGCTCTACATCAGTGTGCGTCGAACTGAGTTTGCCGAAGCTAACTGGTCTGAGTTGCAATTAAATTCCTTTTTATCTGAGCAGTTTTCTGCCCAGTACCGCTATTATTGTCAGTATTACAGCACCGACAGATTCGATATTGTCTATTACCAAAATCAAGCCATAGGTCGTCTTTTTGTCGACTGCTGCCTCGATGCGCGTCTGGACATTCGTATTGTTGATATTTCTCTGTTGCCAGAGTTTCGTGGTTTAGGTTTAGGAACAGCGCTTTTTCGTCAGCTGTTGAATGAGGCCAAAACCTTAGGTGCTAGCGTATCTATCCATGTCGAGCGAGATAATCCCGCTAAAGTCCTCTATGAACGGCTCGGTTTTACGTTAAAAACCGTGACCGATGAGATTTATCTTCTGATGGAGTGGCGTTGTGATTAATTGGCTAAGGCGGTGATTGGCTAATCTTGCTGCGATTGATCACTATCTCGTAGTCAGTAGCTGACGTTGCGGTGCAAAACAGAAAATGTTGACCAATTTTTGAGTGACTAAAGTTGTAACTGCCTTGGGGGATACGCTGGGGTTCATTGTCTACTAGATGGGTAGTAAAGCTCTCATAATCATCGCTATGAGCACTGCCTGTTCTCACTCCTCTTACGGTAACTGACAAGCTATTACCTTGGGTATCTTCTACTAACAGGAGTTCGCCTTTTATGGCTTCAATATTTTTAAAGTTAAAGTCTTCAATGCTATGCATAACAGGTATTCCTTTACCAAACTAAGCAAATCCATGCTCAACCGACTGTTGGTGCTTATATTTATTACTTTAATATAGGAAGGAATAACAGTGTACGCAATAGTACAAATGGCGGATGCCTTGACGTCCGATTTTAGTACTTTAGTATACCAGTTGCATTAAGTATGTAATCAATTCAGAGCGCCACAGGGTTTTCAATTCAAGGCGCATTGATGAAGAAATGGTTTAATTAATGCAAAGCGGAAGTGGAAATCCTGAGGCACTCACGTAGTGCGGGTTTCAAAGCATTTTATGCTGCGTTTAGGGCTTTAGATATAGAATAACTATTAGCTTCAAGCCCCAGCCTTGCCTAAAACGTTTTGAACTCTCGCTGAATGGTTAGATACCTAATGCAATTGGTATCACTTCCCTATACAGAAAGAGCTGAAGATCTTACCGAGTAGATCGTCTGAGGTGAACTTACCTGTGATCTCAGATAAGGCTAGCTGTGTCATGCGTAGTTCTTCGGCTAATAGCTCACCGGCTAGATAAACTTCTAACTGCTCTTTGCCTAACATCAGGTGGCTGCTGGCTAGATCAAGCGCCTCTAAGTGACGACGACGTGCGATAAAGCCGCCTTCGAGATTGCTCTGATAACCCATAAGCGATTTAAGGTGTTGCTTGAGCTCTTCAATGCCTAAACCTGTTTTGGCCGAGATACGGAACACGGGATGGCCGTGATCTTCGGTGAGTGCTAATGA
Coding sequences:
- a CDS encoding phage tail protein, which produces MSEPFIGEIKMVGFDFVPKGFANCDGAVIGISQNQAMFSLLGTRFGGDGRTTFALPDLRGRTPMHQGHGPGVSARIMGQKFGTEANQLKTEQMPNHTHIATLKGVNKAANETGVAGATWAQEADVNGDAITAYSTETPDTAMNPKAISLSNTGGSTAVNNLQPTLVVNFIIATQGIYPPRN
- a CDS encoding GNAT family N-acetyltransferase, whose amino-acid sequence is MSDLQFASLELKTHSEADLPFLLQLYISVRRTEFAEANWSELQLNSFLSEQFSAQYRYYCQYYSTDRFDIVYYQNQAIGRLFVDCCLDARLDIRIVDISLLPEFRGLGLGTALFRQLLNEAKTLGASVSIHVERDNPAKVLYERLGFTLKTVTDEIYLLMEWRCD
- a CDS encoding DUF6916 family protein, which codes for MHSIEDFNFKNIEAIKGELLLVEDTQGNSLSVTVRGVRTGSAHSDDYESFTTHLVDNEPQRIPQGSYNFSHSKIGQHFLFCTATSATDYEIVINRSKISQSPP